GAGCAAGATTATCAAATTGAAGAATCGTTGATAGAAATGGCTAAAACAACCTTAAAATTGAATCTAGCCAAACAAACCTTATCACTGGCTCCCGATTGGCCCGAAAAATTCCAAACTTTGGTAGGATCTAAGTAATTTTAGAGAATAATCTTCAAATTGATTATCAGGGGAGAAGGGATATTTTGGAGCAAGATAATAATCCTTTTGCGGTGATTGTGGCTGCCCATTTAACAACACAGCAAACCAACCAAGATCCATCTGGTCGTTATCAAGGAAAATTGAGGATAGCCAAGAGTTTGTATCAACGGGAATATAGCAGACAGGATATCAAGCGAGTTATTCAGGCTGATTGATTGGATGATGAGTTTACCAGAGTCCATCGAAAGTGAATTTAAACAGGAAATTAGAAGTTACGAGGAGGATTTACAAATGCCCTATGTTACCAGTGTTGAGCGGTTAGCACGTCAGGAGGGTGTTCTCCAACAAAAACGGGAGGTTGACTTCAAGAGGTTTGTTGACCTATACTGTATCTTGTAGGATACAGTTGCCCAATGGAATCGACGATTGAAATCAAGCTCTTGGAGACTGATGAGGGAAAAGTCCCGTTTGAAGAATGGTACGATTCGCTTAAGGATAAAGTAACCAAGGTGCGAGTTCGACGGCGTTTAGATCGAATCGAACTAGGCAACTTTGGGGATACCGAATCAGTAGGGTTCGGGGTTTACGAGTTACGACTTCATTTTGGAGCAGGATATCGAGTTTATTTTGCGCGTGTCGGAAATACGGTCATTGTTCTTGTCGGGGGCGGTGACAAAAGTAGCCAAAAGAAGGACATCGCCCAAGCCAAAGCTATATGGAGGGAATATAAGGATGAAGCTCAAAAGTATGTACGAAAGCTTGGATCGTGACTTACAAGATCCAGAATATGTGGCTTTCTATCTCAATGATGCGCTGCATGAAGGCTCACCTGAAGAGTTTTATCTCGCTTTGAGAAATGTCATAAAAGCCAATCAAGGGATGAGTCAAGTGGCGGACTCAACTGAGCTAGGAAGGGAAAGTCTCTACAAGGCACTAAGCGAGTCAGGGAATCCACAATTTTCAACGGTAAGCAAAATCGTCGGGGCTTTGGGCTTACAAATCTCCATTGAACCCGTGATGAATGCCTCCTAAGTAAGTTTTGGGACAGTGGCTCATCGATTCTATGGGACAATAGGCAGTGAGAACTGTTTCTTGAACGAGTTATTTTGTTCCATCTCGCTTATTGAGGAGTTAACTAAAATGGCGACTTTAACCATTCGTTTACCCGATGACAAGCACTACCGATTAAAAGAGCTTGCCCAAGCTAGAGGCATCAGTGTCAACAAGTTAATTGAAGAACTTTCGACCATCGCTTTAGCTGAATTTGATGCCTATTGTCGATTTAGAGCGATGGCCGCCAAGGGAAATCCAGAAGAAGGGTTAAGACTCTTGGAAAAACTTGATGCGCTAACCAATTGACTATGATTTAAACTAAATGTA
The window above is part of the Crocosphaera sp. UHCC 0190 genome. Proteins encoded here:
- a CDS encoding toxin-antitoxin system HicB family antitoxin, which gives rise to MATLTIRLPDDKHYRLKELAQARGISVNKLIEELSTIALAEFDAYCRFRAMAAKGNPEEGLRLLEKLDALTN
- a CDS encoding type II toxin-antitoxin system RelE/ParE family toxin: MESTIEIKLLETDEGKVPFEEWYDSLKDKVTKVRVRRRLDRIELGNFGDTESVGFGVYELRLHFGAGYRVYFARVGNTVIVLVGGGDKSSQKKDIAQAKAIWREYKDEAQKYVRKLGS
- a CDS encoding addiction module antidote protein, producing the protein MYESLDRDLQDPEYVAFYLNDALHEGSPEEFYLALRNVIKANQGMSQVADSTELGRESLYKALSESGNPQFSTVSKIVGALGLQISIEPVMNAS